The Paraburkholderia dioscoreae DNA window CACCGAACTCGGCAGCATCGTCACGACGATCGAACAATCGCGTGCGATCTGCGCGACGTTTTCGCCGGCCCGCGCACCCAGCTCCACCAGTTCCGCCACGGCTGCGCGGTTCAAATCCATCACGACCAGTTCGAAGCCGTGTTTGCGCAGGTTGGCCGCCATCGGCTTCCCCATACGGCCGAGGCCGATAAATCCGATCTTTTCCATCACTCAGGTCCTGTCGTCGTCCATCGTTATCCGAGGTGCCGGGCCGGTTCAGTAACCGACGTAGGCCGTCTTACTGTTGGTATAGAAATCCACTGCGTAGGTGCCCTGCTCGCGCTGACCGTAGCTCGATGCCTTGGTGCCGCCGAACGGCACGTGATAGTCGAGGCCCGCAGTCGGCAGGTTGATCATTGCGAGGCCGCTTTTGACATGTTGGCGGAAGTGGCTCGCGTACTTGTGCGAGGTCGTGCAAATCCCTGCCGAGAGGCCGTACTCGGTGTCGTCGGCGAGCGCCAGCGCTTCGTCGTAATCGGCTGCGCGGATGACCGTCGCGAACGGACCGAATACCTCCTCGCGATTGATACGCATGCTGTTCGAGGTCTCCGTCATCAACGCTGGCTGCATGAAGAATCCCGGCGTACCAGCTTGCAGCAACTGGCCGCCTTCTACCAGTTCCGCGCCTTCGTCGCGCCCGGTCTGCAGATAGCCTTGCACCGTGTCCAGTTGACGCTGATTGATGAGCGGGCCGATGTCCGTACCGGCCGTCAATGCGTGACCGATCTTCAGCGAACGCATGCGCTTGCGCAGTGCGTCGACGAAACGGTCGTGGATCGCCGCGGTCACGATCAGGCGGCTCGATGCGGTGCAACGCTGTCCCGCCGAAAAGAACGAACCGTTGAGCGCAGATTCGACCGCGACGCCGAGGTCCGCGTCGTCGAGAACGACGAGCGGATTTTTGCCGCCCATTTCCAGCTGAACGCGCACCATGTTGGCGATTGCGCTCTGCGCAAGACCTCTGCCAGTGCGCACGCTGCCGGTGAAACTCAATGCGTCGACACCTTCGACGAGCGCCTCACCGGCATCCGCACCGCGTCCGTTGACCAGATTCGCGACGCCAGCCGGCAAGCCGTTGCGCTCCAGCACGCGAAACAGTTCCCACGCCACGCCAGGCGTCTCCTCCGAAGGCTTGAGCACGGCGGTGTTGCCGAACGCGAGCGCAGGCGCGAGCTTCCATGCGGCAATGGCAATGGGGAAATTCCACGGCGTAATCAGCGCGACGACACCCACCGGATCGCGGCTGATCTGCACGTTGATGTTGGGACGCACCGAAGGCAGGTTCTCGCCGCCATAACGCACGGCCTCGCCCGCGAAAAACTGAAAGATCTGGCTGGCGCGCAACACTTCGCCGATACCTTCAGCACGCGTCTTGCCCGCTTCGCGCGAGACGAGTTCGCCGATTTCCTCCTTGCGGACAGCAAGTTCGATCGAGGTCTTCAGCAGAAGGTCGCTGCGCACCTGTGTCGTCGTCGCGCTCCACGCAGGTTGTGCCGCGCGCGCGGCAACGACCGCCTCGCGCATTTGCGCCGCATCCGCAAGCGCATAGTGCCCGATGCTTTCGCGTGTATCCGACGGATTGATGCTCTCGATCGCACTCGATCCTTCGCGCCATTCCCCGCCGATGAGGTTGGGCTTCACTGTCATGTGACTCGTCTCCGATATGCGCAGCACTCGCGAAAACGCTCGGCTGAACGCGATGGTGTTTTGGCAGGGAGTCATCTTAGGATTGCGTGCAATTCCTTGTCGAATGACAAAAACTGATCGGCGTATCACGCACTGTCATGCGTGGTTGCCGATTGCGTGCAGCATGGTTTTGAACTACTGGACTTGCTATGGATATCCGTCAGATTCGCACCTTCCTCGCGATCGCCGACACAGGCAGCGCGACGCGCGCCGCCGAGTTACTGCACATCGTGCAACCCGCGGTATCGCGGCAATTGAAGTTGCTCGAAGACGATGTGGGCGCGCCGTTGTTCGAGCGTGATCGCCGCGGCATGCAGCTGACCGAAGCCGGACATATCCTGCTCGATCGTGCGCGACGCGCATTGCGTGAACTGGAGTCGGCACAGCAGGAGATCCGGCCCACGCCTGGACTCGTGTCAGGCGCGGTGAGTCTGGGCCTGCTGCCTAGCAGCGGCGAATTGCTGACCGCGCCGCTGGTGGGTGCCTTACAGCGAGCATTTCCGCAGATCCGGGTTTCGCTGTCGGTGGGTTATACCGACCATCTACTGCGCTGGCTTGAAAGTGGCGAGATCGACGCCGCGCTGCTGTACGACCCCGCGGCTTCGCCGGCTCTGGACGTTAAGCCTTTGGTCGAAGAGTCGCTGAGCCTGGTCGGCCTGGCTTCGATCGGCTTGAGCGACGACTATCCGGTTTCCATCGCGGCACTTGGAGAAGCGCCGCTGGTTCTGCCGAGTGCGCCGCATCGGCTGCGCAGTCTCGTCGAACATGCCTGCGCGGTGGCCGGAGTCGGAATCACCTTCGCTGCCGAGACCAACGCTCTGAGTGTGCAGAAAGCGTTGGTTGCGCAGGGATACGGCGCGACAGTGATGCCTCGCGTCGCTGTTCAGCAGGAAATCGAACGTGGAGAGTTCAGCGCCGCACGAATCGACGCAGAAGCCTTTCTACGGCGGATTTATCTGGCCATTCCGACGACAAGAAGGTCCTCCACCGCGGTTAGATGCGCGACCACCGTACTACAGAACTGTGTGAGAGAAATTGCTTGCAGCGGCGCGTGGGAAGGCGCGCGCTGGATCGGACCCAGCCATGCGCCTGACTGATCGAAGCATCAGCTTTTGTGATTCGACATGCCGCGGATGCCGCTCCTAGAATCCCTTAGCCGCGGATGCGCCGCCAGGAGACAAGGCATTGCACACACATCCGCGTTATCCGCCCTTTGGCAAAGAGAACTCCAATGACATCACTCGCCGATCAACTGGCCACCTGTAACACGCCCGGCCTTTTTGACGTCCTGCGCATTCACGGCCTGCCGGTCCACGAACTGCCGCGCGATATCAAAGGTCTTGCACCCAATATGAAACTCGCCGGACCGGTCTTTACCGTGACCGGCCGCGCCGATCCCACAATTTCGGTTAGCGAATCGCTTGAACTGTTCATTTCCAAAGTGCTTTCAGGCGCGCCGCGCGACCACGTTGTCGTGTGCCAGCCGCATGACCATGCGCGCTCGGCAATGGGCGATCTCGCCGCTGAGGCGCTCAAGCAGCGTGGCATTCGCGGCTATTACATCGACGGCGGGTCACGCGATGCCGAAGAAATCGAGGCCATCGGATTTCCGGTTTTTGCCCGCTATACCAGCCCGATCGATATCGTCGGCAGCTGGCGGCTGGAGGCCATCGAGGTTCCCGTGGTCATCGGCGGCGTGAAAGTGTCGCCTGGGGATTATGTGCTCGGCGATCGCGACGGCACGCTTCTGATCGAGCGCGAACATGCGGAGTTCGTCATCACCGAAACGGTCAAGACAATGAGCACGGATTCGCGCATGCGTATGGCCATCCGCAGCGGCCGCGATCCGTATGACGCCTTCCTCGAGTTCGGCAAGCTGTAGCACAACCTCAGGAGACCCACATGAAAATCGCCCGCTATCAATTACGTGATGCCGTTCACTACGGCGTGCTCGAAGGCGAGCATCTGGAGCGCCTGAGCGGCTCGCCCTTCGACGACATCGCGTCGGCCGGCCAGACGGATGCGCTCGCCGATGCGACACTCCTCTGCCCACTGCCCGCGCCACGCTTGTTCGCGGTGGGTATGAACTACATCGGTCACATTGCCGAGGCTGGCGCGAAGACGCCCGAGATTCCGCAATTTTTCATGATGCCAACCACGGCGGCAATCGGCCCGAACGAAGCGATCGTGCGGCCGCGCGAGGCCCAGGTGGTTCATCACGAGGCAGAACTGGCGATCGTGATCGGCAAAAAGGGCCGCCGTATCGATGTCACCAATGCGCTCAACTACGTGTTCGGCTACACCTGCGCAAACGACGTGAGCGAACGCGTGATCCAGAACCGCGAAATGGGCTACGGGTGTTTGCTGGTCGGCAAGGCCTTCGATACCTTTTGTCCACTCGGACCCGTAATCGCCACAGGACTCGACGCCGGCAATTTGCGCGTGCAGTCCAGCGTCAACGGAACGAGGCGGCAGGACGGCAACACCTCGGATCTGCTCTTCTCCGTGCCCTTCATCGTCTCCTATCTGAGTCAGGCGGTCACCCTGCTGCCCGGCGACGTGATTCTCACCGGCACGCCATCCGGCGTCGGCCCGCTGAATGGCGCCGATATCTGTGAGATTACGATCGAAGGCATCGGCACGCTGAGCAATCCGGTCGTCGACGAAGCCGCCTGACCGGCTCACCACCGCGCCCTCTTTAGAAACAGGAATCGACATGCAACGCTATGTGCACTACATCGACGGCCAGGATGCGCCGCCGCAAAGCCAACGCTGGTTCGAGTCACACAACCCCTATACGGGCGACGCCTGGGCAGAAATCGCGGAAGGCTCTGCCGTCGACGCCGATCGGGCCGTTCAGGCCGCGCACCGCACCTTTACCAGCGGCGCGTGGCCGCATCTGAGCGCGACGCAACGCGGCGAACTGTTGCGCCGTCTGGGTGATCTGATCGCACGCGACGCGCAGAAGCTCGCTGCCATCGAAGTGCGCGACAACGGCAAGCTGCTCGCCGAAATGGCCGGGCAACTGAACTACATTCCGCAGTGGTTCTATTACTTCGGCGGTCTCGCCGACAAAATCGAAGGCAGCGTGATTCCGCTCGATAAAAAGGGCTTTTTCAACTTTACGCGCCATGAACCGCTCGGCGTAGTCGCCGCGATCACGCCATGGAATTCGCCGTTGCTGCTCACGGCATGGAAGATTGCACCGGCGCTCGCCGCAGGCTGCACGGTCGTGATCAAACCGTCCGAATTCACTTCGGCGTCCACGCTGGAATTCGTCAAGCTGTTTGCGCAAGCCGGCTTTCCGCCGGGTGTGGTCAACGTCGTGACCGGTTTCGGCCGCGAGGTGGGCGCGGCGCTCGTCGAGCATCCGCTGGTGCGCAAGATCACCTTCACCGGAGCGGACAGCACCGGCCGCGCGATCAACGAGACCGCCGCGCGGCACTTCAAGCATGTGAGTCTGGAGTTGGGCGGCAAGTCGCCGAACATCGTCTTCGCCGACGCGAATCTGGACGACGCCGTGAACGGCGCGGTCGCCGGCATCTTTGCCGCGACTGGGCAAACCTGTATTGCCGGTTCACGGTTACTGCTGCAGGACTCGATTTACGACACTTTCGTCGAGCGCTTGCTGCAGCTCGCTCGCACCGCGCGCATGGGCGATCCCATGTCGATGGATACGCAGGTCGGCCCGATCACGACACGCCGGCAATACGACAAGGTGCTGCGCTACATCGATACCGCACAAAGCGAAGGCGCCACGCTATTGCTCGGCGGCGGCGCCGGCACACGGCCCGAATGCGGACGCGGCTGGTTCGTTGAGCCGACTATTTTCGGCGACGTCGACAACGGCATGCGCATCGCCCAGGAAGAAGTATTCGGCCCGGTCCTCTCGATCATTCGCTTCAAGGACGAAGACGACGCGCTGCGCATTGCCAATGACGTTCGCTTCGGACTCGGCTCGGGCGTCTGGACCTCGGATATCGGCCGCGCGTTTCGTGTGTCGGAGCGGTTGCAGGCAGGCACGATCTGGGTCAATGCCTATCGCGCGGTCAGCTTCATGTCGCCCTTCGGCGGCTATAAAGATTCGGGCCTGGGGCGCGAAAACGGCGCCCAGGCGATCCACGAGTACTTGCAAACCAAAAGCGTGTGGATCAACACGGGCGCAGGCAGCGCCAATCCGTTCGTGATGCGTTGAGGGCATACGGCGCCACGCGTCCATGCCAAAAGCTGATATCACCAGCAACCTTTGTTATTGGCGTGGCACCCGCCTCTCGCCCTAGCATAGCGTTACTCATTTACGGATTCACGAGGAGACATGAGCACAACCGAGTCGCCAGTATCGAACTGGCAGGAGAACATTTTCTCCATTCTGAAAAGCGGCGGCGTGCGCCAGGTCG harbors:
- a CDS encoding aldehyde dehydrogenase family protein, with the protein product MTVKPNLIGGEWREGSSAIESINPSDTRESIGHYALADAAQMREAVVAARAAQPAWSATTTQVRSDLLLKTSIELAVRKEEIGELVSREAGKTRAEGIGEVLRASQIFQFFAGEAVRYGGENLPSVRPNINVQISRDPVGVVALITPWNFPIAIAAWKLAPALAFGNTAVLKPSEETPGVAWELFRVLERNGLPAGVANLVNGRGADAGEALVEGVDALSFTGSVRTGRGLAQSAIANMVRVQLEMGGKNPLVVLDDADLGVAVESALNGSFFSAGQRCTASSRLIVTAAIHDRFVDALRKRMRSLKIGHALTAGTDIGPLINQRQLDTVQGYLQTGRDEGAELVEGGQLLQAGTPGFFMQPALMTETSNSMRINREEVFGPFATVIRAADYDEALALADDTEYGLSAGICTTSHKYASHFRQHVKSGLAMINLPTAGLDYHVPFGGTKASSYGQREQGTYAVDFYTNSKTAYVGY
- a CDS encoding LysR family transcriptional regulator; the encoded protein is MDIRQIRTFLAIADTGSATRAAELLHIVQPAVSRQLKLLEDDVGAPLFERDRRGMQLTEAGHILLDRARRALRELESAQQEIRPTPGLVSGAVSLGLLPSSGELLTAPLVGALQRAFPQIRVSLSVGYTDHLLRWLESGEIDAALLYDPAASPALDVKPLVEESLSLVGLASIGLSDDYPVSIAALGEAPLVLPSAPHRLRSLVEHACAVAGVGITFAAETNALSVQKALVAQGYGATVMPRVAVQQEIERGEFSAARIDAEAFLRRIYLAIPTTRRSSTAVRCATTVLQNCVREIACSGAWEGARWIGPSHAPD
- a CDS encoding RraA family protein; this translates as MRRQETRHCTHIRVIRPLAKRTPMTSLADQLATCNTPGLFDVLRIHGLPVHELPRDIKGLAPNMKLAGPVFTVTGRADPTISVSESLELFISKVLSGAPRDHVVVCQPHDHARSAMGDLAAEALKQRGIRGYYIDGGSRDAEEIEAIGFPVFARYTSPIDIVGSWRLEAIEVPVVIGGVKVSPGDYVLGDRDGTLLIEREHAEFVITETVKTMSTDSRMRMAIRSGRDPYDAFLEFGKL
- a CDS encoding fumarylacetoacetate hydrolase family protein, yielding MKIARYQLRDAVHYGVLEGEHLERLSGSPFDDIASAGQTDALADATLLCPLPAPRLFAVGMNYIGHIAEAGAKTPEIPQFFMMPTTAAIGPNEAIVRPREAQVVHHEAELAIVIGKKGRRIDVTNALNYVFGYTCANDVSERVIQNREMGYGCLLVGKAFDTFCPLGPVIATGLDAGNLRVQSSVNGTRRQDGNTSDLLFSVPFIVSYLSQAVTLLPGDVILTGTPSGVGPLNGADICEITIEGIGTLSNPVVDEAA
- a CDS encoding aldehyde dehydrogenase, yielding MQRYVHYIDGQDAPPQSQRWFESHNPYTGDAWAEIAEGSAVDADRAVQAAHRTFTSGAWPHLSATQRGELLRRLGDLIARDAQKLAAIEVRDNGKLLAEMAGQLNYIPQWFYYFGGLADKIEGSVIPLDKKGFFNFTRHEPLGVVAAITPWNSPLLLTAWKIAPALAAGCTVVIKPSEFTSASTLEFVKLFAQAGFPPGVVNVVTGFGREVGAALVEHPLVRKITFTGADSTGRAINETAARHFKHVSLELGGKSPNIVFADANLDDAVNGAVAGIFAATGQTCIAGSRLLLQDSIYDTFVERLLQLARTARMGDPMSMDTQVGPITTRRQYDKVLRYIDTAQSEGATLLLGGGAGTRPECGRGWFVEPTIFGDVDNGMRIAQEEVFGPVLSIIRFKDEDDALRIANDVRFGLGSGVWTSDIGRAFRVSERLQAGTIWVNAYRAVSFMSPFGGYKDSGLGRENGAQAIHEYLQTKSVWINTGAGSANPFVMR